The window TGTTGCTGAACTAATTTGACAGGCTTCTTAGCTGTTTTTCTGAGAGCTGTTAAAGGAATAATAAATCATCAAGGAGCTTATGGCTCTCTGAAGtgcagaaaaatgcattttaccCAGAGATATCTAAATAATTGCAACTGAGTACATTACACAACATACATCAAAAGACTTACAAAACATTCCTTTCCAAAGGCTGAAAGGCCCCCTGAAACACTCTGTGGTTTGCCTCGTTTCTGCTGCTTGGCCCCTTCCAGATTACTGCCAGTTGAAGGGAGACTGGTGTTGTAATAGCCCACAGTCTGTTTTAGACCAGGAGAGGCCTTTTAAGACAAATCCCTTTGTAGCCATTAGGAGAGTAGTTGAGGACTCTGAGATATTTAGGAAGAAAAATGAATGGTATGCAATGGTTATTGTCACTGACCTTTGGCTACATTTGAATCTTATTCTGATTGTTATGTGATAATATGATTCCATGATGAATAAAAGATGTGATTTGTTTTAGTGCTATAGTGGATTAAAGATTAGTCACTTGACAGAAACTTGAATCACAATGAtgttgataatcaaataatcatttggGTGGAAAAATGTCAAACGTTTTCTGGTTCCATTTTCTCAAATATGataatttgcagcttttcttggCTTTTTAGTATATAATTGGAAATTGATTCTCCTTGGGtcactgttggtcagacaaaacaaacagtttgaaGACATTACCTTGGGCACTCGGATATTAtgatgaccttttttttttttttgcatttttcacaaattgAAAACTCTGTGTttccaaaatatcaacttttcaGAAACTCTTTTCAGGAACTCTCTATCAACTTTTCAGGAACAGTCTTATGAGAGTCAGTATCAGTGCATTTTTCTGCTTATCCAGAGGTACTGGAAAGGGTGTTACAGGCCCAAGTAGTCATGACAAGCATTTTCTCAACTCTCAGAGAATAATAAAGATTTTCATAAAGTGTGTAACGCACAGCACAGGTACAATGTTTCCTTCTCAAGTGTAGCTGCTGATCTTATCCTGTAAACTCTGTGCCATCAGACTCTTGCACCCCAGAGTGTCTCCTTTCTTGTCAGTGAGCACTGTGAATGAAGCAGCGAGACCTGCAGACCCCAGCTGTTTGCAGTGTGGGCAGCAGTACAAGGTGCTCCTGTAGAGGAATTCAGCACTTTGGACAGCACCTAGACCAGCTCTCCCCACACTGGAATTCCAACACTGCACTCTCACAGGCTGGGCCCAAGGACTTTGTGGTCGGAAATGTGACCACATTTCTACCAAGGTGCAGGAGGGAAGCAGTTTAGTAGAGGGGAGGAAAATTTGGTGGCTTATCAAGACGATGGAATGGACTCTGCAGTGTTAGACAGTGTGAATGGAATGGCGTGTTGAAAGTTTGCTGAGTGGAAGATGACAGAAAGATATTTCGGTTTAAGGTTCACAAAACTAATGTAGCACGGATAGCAATAGTctgatgtgtcattttacatGGGTGTGTAATTCTTGTGCTGAGTGATAAACATTCTGTTGgaggtcaaaatgtctgttgggTTTTGTATTTTGCGACTGTAAAAGTGGAAAACGTACAATGGCTTCATAATGGCAGTTCTTTATGAATCATCTACAACAGTATTCCTTAAAAacattcttttctctcttccagGCAGTCGGGAAGCAGCGTTCACCTACGCCATCACAGCAGCAGGGGTGGCCCACGCCATCACAGCAGCATGCAGCCAGGGCAACCTGAGCCAGTGCGGCTGCGACCGGGAGAAGCAGGGGTATTACAATCAGGAGGAAGGCTGGAAATGGGGAGGCTGCTCGGCTGACATCAAGTACGGCATCGAGTTCTCTCGCCGATTTGTGGATGCCCGCGAGATTAAAAAGACCCCACGCCGCCTGATGAACTTGCATAACAATGAGGCAGGGAGAAAGGTAAATAGGTTTTTGGGATACTCACATGCTTTGCAAGAAGTGTTTTTTCCAGAGAGAGCGACAACAAAACTCTCCAGCAACAGGCAAAATTGAATTTAGGTGGCTTTAGTTTAAGTCTTAAGAATCAAGATACAGTATTATAAAAATGAAGGCACTTATTCCACTTTTTAGGAATTAATGACTTGATTCGAGGGACAGTTCAGGCTTATTTGGACTATATTTTGGTAGTTTGGATGttccaaaaaataataatatatactCACCAAGTAAATCGCTGAGATCTGGGAAGAATGGGGCATTCAATCAAgcaaacagattttaaaaaaaagtccagatTAGGCAAACTTATTTGCAAAAACCCTAAATACGCATGGTAAAATCAATTGCCTGTTATGACCAACTTTGATCTACCCTGCTTGCTATAGTTGTGTGCATACATTACAGGTGAACTCACTTCAGTTTTGAACTCCAAGTAGAAACTGAAAGACCTTAGCAATTACTTTGAGTGAGTACAATGTTACAGAACCAATAAATGATGGCCCAACTTAGAAAGGCTAAACCCAAGGTGAAACAAACCTGAATCATCCTGTAACTGTGTCCTTATGTGAAATGGCATAAAAAATCCTCCAATGACACATAACATTTTATGACTCAATATTTGACAAacaaacgtgtgtgtgcatacatagATTCCtagatgtgtgtaaatgtgtgcagCGAGCCAACAGACCCAGATAGAGAGCTAAAAGTCACACAGTTATGTGACAAAGGACCTTGACAGACCAAGctgctgattgattgatcacCCACTTAGCTtttcagcagcttgttttgCTTCAGCCAATTACTGGCGTTTCTTTCCATTGTAAGAGGGAGTCTTTTATTTCTGAGAGAGTTTGTTGGCAAACTTCATTATGGATATGTTTGTTTGCTATTAGTCATCCCAGAACAGTcatgaaggaaagaaaaaagagtgaaagagagtgCGAGGTAAATAAAAGAGTTGAGATGATTTTATGTTGACAAATGGATCTAATTAATAACTTGGGCTTTATCGTGTCCACTGGGAAAGTGGAGCCTGGCCAGTGGTTACCAGATGGAGGACTGCCATCCCCTCTTTCCAGTTCCTTTCATGGAATTATGAAGTGTTAAGTCAGGAACAGGATATTATTGCAGTTCTCTGCACAATACCAAAACATGTCACTGCCTTTTCTCTGTGTCTATTCAGGGTGTGAAAGCAGGCCGACAATGCTGATGTTAACACAGCAGACTGATAGGGTCTGCACTGCATGCCAGGGTTCTGGCATGTTGGACTGTCAGGGTTGGAGTTGGCACTGTTGTTATTCTTGCTCTGGGGCTCGGAAACTCGGAATCTAGGAGGATGTGCAAAAGTCAGATTTCCTCTTTGCTGAGACAGTAGGAAAGCCGAAATTTTTCTTAGAGTGGAAGATGTAATTAAGGAGGTCTGAGCTTTTTCTGGGTATACACACAGTTTGTTTTGCCCCATTTACGTTTAGTCTCTTCATGAGTCTTGGATTGGATAGCTATCAGATATCAAAAAAGCTAAGTGTGAATGCATCCAAGAGACATCTGAGATAGATTGAAGATGATGAAAATTGTTCTAACCACTTTGGGTGATAAGACTTAAGTCTCACTAATAGTTCATGAATGCACTTCATCCATGCATTTGTGTTAGATTCTTGGCAGTTATCAAACAGCTTCAGGTGCATTACTATCACCCTTTGGACTGGAACGCAGACCCTGATTAGCATGTAGCCcaggaaaaccaaaacagatgGCAATCAGATTTGTGACCTGGCCAACAGAGACACgtgtattaaatgtattaaattttaTTTGGATATGTGACACTTTAAATTACTAGTGTAAATGAGGCCTTTGTTGGTTATTGAATCAGAATacactgttgttttaatgctgaaaaaATATCTTCCCATTTTTTGTGGGCTTTCCTTAATTCTGGAAAATAGTTGCCATATAAGATTTAgaaatcttgtttgttttccttgtcCACTGTCCCCGAGgtccttttgtttttgtgtcagcATGTGCTATTCAATTCTGTGTGAAAAGAGTCTGCACTAATAAATTCAAGACAAATGAGCTGATAGAATTGATCCTGATTCTGATGAGGAAGGAAATTATGCCTTCAATGGGATCCAGCtgagatatttttttctcatcactGATAAGACGTGATTGTTGAAACACAAAACTATAATTAAAATAGATTCCGTGACTAAACCAATGTAAAAGAACACCCAGTGAATCATCAGATCCCTTTCATCTTGCGacgggtgtgtgtgtttgacaagtGATCTTTAGATGGGAATCTGGTCATATTGGACTAATTAATAACAGATCAGGGACTTTGATGGACACAGTTTAAGTAAATGTTTCCATCCATTTGTCAGAGCCCTTATGCCAGGCATTCCTTGTGGTTTTTGTGCTATACATTTTTGGAAATCCTTATTCTGAATCAACATCCGAGGGAAGATTGACAGCTGACCCCGGCTTTCATGAAGTTAAGAAAGCTCATGTTTTTTCAATCAAATGTCCTCAAATCGGGAAACTGTGACCACATGAGTGCATagacaagacagacagatattGAACAACCCTTGTGTACATTTCGTAAGTGTCTGATAGAAAAATGACTTGTGCCGTTGGCGAGGCGAGGTGCCAGGAAAAAGTTGCACTGGAAAAATGCCCTGCCAACCAAATTTACATCTTATACAACAAAGACACATGCTTCGTTCAAGCAAGTCAGGGGTTCTTAATTGGGTTAAAGGAGTCATGTCAGGACTATTACAGACGTGTTAATATGAGCCATTCGAACTCCACCCCCTCTTTCCTCTGTTCCTTTGCCTTTGAGAACAGTTCAGCAGAAAATGAAGAGGGTACAGTTTTTATTTGGAGGTTTTTAGTTTTTCAGTCCCACGGGGCAAAGGATTGACACTTGAAATACTGACGACAGCACACAATATTTCCCATATGTCCCAGGATTAGGCAGCAAAGTGAAGACATTCTGCTCTGTGTACCATATGTTGGAGATAACATGAAATAAAGGCAGTTTAAGTAAGAGTATAACCTAAAATTTCTACTTTATCATTGAAAACATCTGAAAGTATAACTATGATATGATATTTAAATCCACTTTCATGTATGTGGCAACATTACATTACTCAATACTTCAATAAGAAGTCTTATGAACCTCAAGTGTCTTCTCCAGatgtaaacaattaattgagtttgtctttgttttgtacTGCATGTGACACAATAATCTGGATTTAAATTAACCAAGATGATGGATGGCTATTTGAGATCCAcgtttatttttctctgtcactGATGTGGTTTAGCGAAGGTAGACAAAATTACAGGATGGAAGGTTACCAGTAAGTACAACTTCCCCTCTTCCATGACATGCAGCTGCATGTTAATCATGACTGAAGATTTCAGTGCTTGAATTTGTCTTCCTGACAGAGATCTGTCACTCTGCACTCAAACAAGATTAGTAATGTTTGACTGTCAAGATAAGAAATTCCCCTTTGCCATCATAGTTTTGACACAGCACTTACGTATTTTACATGCGCAATGTCCTCTTCACTCAAACAATTTATCTGTCAATGTTTGCGTTAACATGTATTTCATCTAGGAAAATGTCAGTTTGCAGTGAAAAGATAACAcagaacaaagtaaaaaaaagtgttcagaGATCCATGTTGTGTAGCTGTTTGCATAACTGAAACTGGGTCAGGTTGAATTCcaaaaagacatattttctctcttaccTTTACTGCTATCTAGCCATGAAAATAGTtcggttttatttgtccagattTGGATTTATCTGTCCGTTGAGATTTATGTCTCCACCCCAACACAGTGATggtgaacaaaatatttcttggtgaacaaaatatttctCCTTATTAAGTAGTGCCAAAGAAAGATGCTGACAGCATGTTTGccacagtgtttctgtttttgtttaaaggGGTCCTaatatgcttttccttattttcagtcatatatataatgttacaatgttggatgttgatGTAAAAAGTGGCTGACATGTCAAATAATGTGGTAAACATATATAGAAGTaacaaagcagcagcttcagactgctctgaacgtttggtttccaatgttttttttctactttcagcctgagccgaCGTCGGctcatgacagatttctttatatggtcaccTGCTCCATTCACAATGCGCAAGTTCACTGCTAACATTATGGTGCTCTTTCCATTGTTTTGAGGGTAGTCACgctgagccatgactccatAACACACcactgcaaagtaaaataagttgtttacctgttggaggtgtgctccAAATATGTCTGTATGTTGTTATTTCGACCAGTTTTTAGCACTGCTAATGAAGCTCCGCTAATTTAGTGAGGAATTCACTTCCTGAAAATCCTCACAATAAAAGTCCCCCATTATTAAGTCATTTagaagcttttaatttgaagcagtaaagcaggaaatgtggggtttgcatcagcagtaacttaacatgagTCTGATATGACAGCCCCTTGGCggcttccagaaagctggccaacCTGAACAGAGTGTACTCATTGGGaggggagccttaaagagacaggagctcaaATGGACTGTTGAGAAACAGAGGTTATACTGATGGGccgcataaagggtcagtataataggagttttttgaactgtgaatcatgcaaagctactctagtggagtccagaaataaacatttagagctggaaatgacTATAATTGGTCCTCTTtaagttattaaattaaaattaaaacatttcaacacacaATTTCACTTGTTTCCATTGTATTGGgatggaggaaaaaatctcagagacagataacCGTATGATTAAATTCTACTAGGGTATTTAGTCACTTTGGGTGAACTGGCCCTGACCCCTGACATTGGATTTGTCTTCTGTCTCatgattcattttattaatttgaaGGTGGGAGTTCAAtttcatgtttatatttgttgCTGATCCACAGCTGTCTTTTATCTTCATCACTCCTCAGGTTTTAGAAGAAAGGATGAAGCTGGAGTGCAAGTGCCACGGCGTCTCAGGTTCCTGCACCACCAAGACCTGTTGGACTACACTTCCCAAGTTCCGCGAGATTGGCTACGTACTCAAGGACAAGTACAATGAAGCCGTGCACGTGGAGGTAGTCCGGGCTAGCCGACTGCGACAGCCCACCCACCTCAAGGTGAAGCAGACTCAGGGCTACCGCAAGCCCATGGAGACAGACCTCGTCTACATCGAGAGGTCACCCAACTACTGCGAGGAGGACGCAGCCACGGGGAGCGTGGGCACCCAGGGACGCCTGTGCAACCGCACCTCGCCACATACAGATGGCTGTGACCTCATGTGCTGCGGTCGGGGCTACAATACACACCAGTACACCAAAGTGTGGCAGTGCAATTGTAAGTTCCAATGGTGCTGCTTCGTCAAGTGCAACACATGCAGTGAGAGGACGGAGGTGTTTACCTGCAAATAAGGACGCAAGGAACACAGTGTCAGGAAGTGAGGCGCCAAGGACTAGCTGAATGAGGAAGACCCGAGGGAGCGAGATAAAAGTGTGTCTTGGACCAGTGAGAGATTTTGAAATAAAGGAATGGCATTTACACTATCAGCTCTTCATGGCATCGTTTTGCACAGCAGAATCTATCTAATTGCTTTTCAGAAAGTAAATGCTAAATATCAGTAGGTAATACCCCAGAACTTTACTGTCACATAGAGATTGTGCTCATGTACTGATGTATCCACAGTGAAGTTGGGACTACAGGTAATGAATGAGGCCCTCTGCGGGAACTGTGCTTTGCACTCTGGGATTTGTAATTGTTAAATTCACAAGAGACTCATGCATGGAGAGGAAACTCAGTAACCTGGGAGTGGATCAAAATGACAGCAGCTGATGAGGGGTGACTGGGAGAGATTTGTCAAGTCTTTGATTGAAAACTTTTAAGGGTTTTGTCGTATTTTCACTAAAAGGGGAGCAGAAGTGAATCTTGACATGAATGACCCCCCAAATTGGCTGGGGCTTATGTTGGAGGTTTGTAGAAATGAAGAACATTTTGTAAGTATGGTGCGTTGAGGTGCACCAAAAGCTGAGTGGAGAACTCTGTTAAACCCTCTGCTGCCAACTGGAATATGGTGGAGTATGTTAGTTTTCCAGTCACACTGGAACTGTCTGTTctgaacactgaaaataaattgtttatttatgtaataGTATCTTAAAACGAAGCACTAACGGGTAgagatgtctttttttgtactaagtgtaaagaaaaatactttttagaGACTCTGACTGAAGATGTGTGTCTATTAGAAaattacccccccccccaaccctaaAACACCTcatcttttcttaaaaaaatgaaaggttTCATTGCTACTGGTGTTCTTACAgcataaaacatcattacagtgtgtttcacattcacaccttgGTTCTATTTAACTGTAGCGTAGTTTGTTTGCAGTCCTATTTCACAAGCAGTAACATCTATTTGGATGCTTTTGCAATTTTAGTAGGAAGAAAGCTCATTTAACTGCAGAGATCCTTCCTCAATTCATTAAACATGAAACTGATATGTTGCTGGATGTGTTGTCGAGTGCTGCACTGATATTTTCTATTCAGATACAACTCAACTAAATAAACTCCCATTTGACTCAGTTTGGCAGTTAATTGCTAAAACATCACCTGAACTTGAACCTGCAGTCTGCCTTAAGTTTCAAGGAGATActgattatttcattttacaatAGCTGTAAAATGGTGGTCAATGGAGTGATAATCAGTTACAACTACACACCTTTGCATTTTATAACAAAAACCAGAACTAGACTTAGTAGTTACAAGTGACCATTTTACACTTAACACAAAGCTAACTTGGGTCTGATGATTCAAACTTGCATGTTGTCATTCATACTAAAGGTCATTTTAGTTCCTGCTTATATTAGCTCTGTTCTGCCACTCTGTTAAAGGATAACTCTGGTTCATTACAGCTTGGGTCTCATTTTAGGAATTTTGGCTATAATTTATTTCAGTTAGGATATTATTGTACTCACAAAAGTAATTGGTGAGATCATGGAACACAGTCAAAGAAAGAACAAAGCCCAACAGGTCAAAACCACAAACAGTTAGACAATGAGAAAGGTTGTAAACAAGTCAACGTTTAATGAAGTCAAGACAAAAATAAGTCAGTGCGCTGTGTGCAGCTGCTGTTTCCCAAGAAATTTTACAGCATGTAACTCCCCGTAAAACCATAATTTTTACATGTCTGTTAGTACAAggatttaacaaacaagatcacattgggcctcatgcaagaacttCTTGTACAATCGGATTTATAGTGACACATTCAAGTAATTTAATAAAACTTGTTGCACTTCTCActaattttcacttttctttcaaaatTCAAAAGTGGTCCTGACCTGATGTAGAGGTCGTGATTGTCTACCTTTCCCAACTGCGGAAAAACAGTTATTTGATTAAAAGAAGTATGATGCtttaatctgaatgaatttggagtttaaatatgttacaaaaatagaaataatataaACTTAAATCTCAATGAAATGAATACTCTGTTGttcatcatatcatcatcatggcttGCCAATAATTCACTGATGTAAAATTGAGAAATTTTGAaataagaatatgaaaatgttcttccATGAGACCCATTGTATTAATTGGTGAGTTTTACAGCTGTTGGTAGGCATATTAGAGATATTAGAGAGAGGCTAGCTGATTCACCctacttccagtctttatgctacgCTAAGATAACTGCCTCCCTGCTCCAGGCACATACTTAAAGCAccgacatgagagtggtatcgttCTTCTCCACCAACTTTagacaagaaagcaaataagcgtatttcccaaaatgtcaaactattgctttTACTCCTGTAGTGTGAAGAGGTTAAATAAACCCCAGGCTAACATTTTACTTTGGGATGAGAATGTGCAGTGCATTGTGGCATTTTAAGTTATAACCACTTTTTGTGTTGTTGGCATATTCATGTTGTGTTCTGTCTACTCAGCTTTAACCTATAATACCGTGTGTTCTAAGGTCATGTGAGGTTTACAGACTGTACAGGCCAGTTTATCCAATCTTTTGGTTTACATATTAATTAATAGGTTTAGAATGTATAACTTTTTGCACATTGATAATAACCACACATTTTATAGATAGAGACTGATGTAGCCTAGTCTTGCACTTTGCATGATTAATCTAATGCTGTTTAGTTTGTAGTGTGTGCATCAGTCTTTAACTTACAGATATTAATGGTTTCAGTAGAGGTGCTACTCAGATGGATCAAATGCAGTCGGCATGTAAATAGTTACATATGTACAGACAGTACATATCagtaaaagtaatttattaatataacaTATTTTGCATATAGTCTCATTCCTATTTTCTTctgaaatacattaaaataactcCAACTGTAAGCATTTCCAAAATCATGTTTCCTTTGAAAAGGATGCAAATACATTCccacatgtaaaaaaaagttgatgtgtttttaatttaatgatgaATTGTATTACAAAACATACAAGAAAACTTATCCCTGAACCCTGAGTGAGGAATCCACATTCTTCATTTTATTGCTCAATGCATGTTGGTACAAGAATGTTCCCGCTCAGTGTTCAGTTGCCCATATCGACTGTTCCAACAAATATCCACAGCTATTATTTTCATAAATTCTCTCCCGTcgaagaaaaacacacacattaaatctggtcattgtgtgtgttcaggtttgaAGCCAAACTTTATGTAGAAGTCTGTTCCAACCACGCTTCATATAGTAACTGGCAATGCATTACCAAgcataaatcattaaaaatcaaaaataaataaatcaagcaGTGTGCGGACTTTGACATTATTTTGTACACAGCACATGTTCATAATATGCTGTGGTCTTCTGTCTTGATTGTGGCACGCATGGAACAAAAGTCAATTATCTCTCCAGCATGGAAAGGAGCTTCTTCTCCATGGCTGTGTCA is drawn from Thunnus thynnus chromosome 5, fThuThy2.1, whole genome shotgun sequence and contains these coding sequences:
- the wnt7bb gene encoding protein Wnt-7b isoform X2; protein product: MHKPLRKRSLYVFLCFGIIYLRLGALSSVVALGANIICNKIPGLAPRQRAICQSRPDAIIVVGEGAQMGINECQYQFRYGRWNCSALGERTVFGQELRVGSREAAFTYAITAAGVAHAITAACSQGNLSQCGCDREKQGYYNQEEGWKWGGCSADIKYGIEFSRRFVDAREIKKTPRRLMNLHNNEAGRKVLEERMKLECKCHGVSGSCTTKTCWTTLPKFREIGYVLKDKYNEAVHVEVVRASRLRQPTHLKVKQTQGYRKPMETDLVYIERSPNYCEEDAATGSVGTQGRLCNRTSPHTDGCDLMCCGRGYNTHQYTKVWQCNCKFQWCCFVKCNTCSERTEVFTCK
- the wnt7bb gene encoding protein Wnt-7b isoform X1 — its product is MIIFSSRSVLLSVYYPQIFLILTSGSYLALSSVVALGANIICNKIPGLAPRQRAICQSRPDAIIVVGEGAQMGINECQYQFRYGRWNCSALGERTVFGQELRVGSREAAFTYAITAAGVAHAITAACSQGNLSQCGCDREKQGYYNQEEGWKWGGCSADIKYGIEFSRRFVDAREIKKTPRRLMNLHNNEAGRKVLEERMKLECKCHGVSGSCTTKTCWTTLPKFREIGYVLKDKYNEAVHVEVVRASRLRQPTHLKVKQTQGYRKPMETDLVYIERSPNYCEEDAATGSVGTQGRLCNRTSPHTDGCDLMCCGRGYNTHQYTKVWQCNCKFQWCCFVKCNTCSERTEVFTCK